Within Salvia hispanica cultivar TCC Black 2014 unplaced genomic scaffold, UniMelb_Shisp_WGS_1.0 HiC_scaffold_1470, whole genome shotgun sequence, the genomic segment TTTGGAGTCAAAGTGTTAAACCACTTATCAAAAGTACAgtccttttttattattaaattaaattggcAAATTTAAATATAGCTATTACTTTTTCCGACCAAGGTCAAGACCCGACAAGTCTTTATAAAGAATAAGGCCCCcccttttaaattttgatgaattaaaattatttattatttcccgATTGTCTATTATAAGAACAAgttaaattttgtgatattatctAATTATcttctataaattaattaatatttaaatcatatttGTCTTGTTCTATGAATCTGGACTATATTGATTTTGCTTCTCATATTATAGAACATTTAAAAAGTCCATATATAAGTATGCAGTAGGCCAAAGTTCCTGCAAAAGCAATGGAGGcgaaattaataagaaaacaatACTCTAATATTTTAAGGCTAAAAAGGATTAAATAATGTGTGTCAATTGTGAAACACGTAcgtattataaatttataatgaattCCAAAGATAGACATTCTTACACGAATAAGCATCGCATTCTCAATCTTCCCGGTTAAGATATTATGATTaccatgattttttattttttaaagtagtTACAtgcttattattttatcatgcTTTTTCATTGTTTAGGATCTACTTTGCTGCGTTTTAAATCCAAATGTGAactgatttatttttctttaattaatttagcaTGAATCATGGATGCCCTTCTCGTACCATAAAATCACGTATTGCGTCATATTTATGACGTAAGTAGACTTAAcctaaaaataatactatataaatttagttCACATGATTTTATAATGTGGCCGAAAGTGTGGGATATgataagataaaattaaagcactaaaaagaaatggcatcccaaaaaatatttgtcgACCATTTTGATATTCTACCTTCAAATTTAATTCGAAATTATGTTAATTGGTAGACTAActaacaaaattgatattaataaattattaagacACAGCTAATTGAAAGAATAATATCAAAAACCTTTTGATTTCAACAATCTTATGACTTGGACTTGTAATAGgcaaaacaaaagaatagTAAAAATCTACTCCCAAGTCTTCCATGCCATGCCCCCCCCTTCTTGTCCTTCCTCcttaatttgatttcttaGAAATTTCTGATCGTTATTTTTGTGTGCACTCGATAAAATTACCTTTCTACGTAATATCACATAAGATCAACATACAATCAGcttacaatataaaaaaaattgtcgaTATAGACCTCTAAGTTCTATAATTCTCATCTTTCACGTCTGTAAAGCTTTGAGTCTGAAATAACAAACGAATACGCCTCCACAGTTGCCACAACGACGCCGTGCGAAACGGGTCGCTAGGGGAGGGGTCGCTATCGACTTGTCACTTTAAATCAAGAAGCTATGATGGTTAGGCCTATGTTGGGCCCAAAACAAAATTCCTTAGCCACCACTTAATAAGCAGCAGCCATGAAGCTTCTCTCCATACAATAAGCTTACCAAGTAAACCCCCTCCCACTGAGCTCTCACAATCACACACTTAAAAGCAAACATCCATGGATGCTCAATTGGTGATCATGGATGAGGATCGCAGCAGTGACCCGGAACAACACAATCAGGCCCGGTTCGTTCCCCAGCCCGGCCCGGCCGGGCTTTGAGGTTTCGGATTTCTTTGAGTTCAACGACTGGATTGAGGGGGTCCCGCGTTCTCTTCCCTCCCCGGCTGCTTGTTACGATTCTCAGAATATGAGCTATACGAGCGCCATCAGCAGCAGCAGTAGTTTTCTTGAAGGGGCTATCAATAGTAAGGCTATATATATCAGACTTTAGTTGTGGTGTAGGATAAGAGAGATATCTAACAATTGTTTTTCATTGTTATCAGGAGACGGTGGGAGagaggagaagagagagaaagttgcTTTCAAGACCAAATCTGAAGTTGAAGTTCTTGATGATGGTTTCAAGTGGAGAAAGTATGGGAAGAAGATGGTGAAAAACAGCCCTAATCCAAGGTATGCATAATGaatcaatctctctctctatatatatatatatacatacacttTCTTGGAAGAACCTATGCATATATGTAATATTTCATGTAATAAACAGGAACTACTATAGATGTTCAGTAGAAGGATGCCCAGTGAAGAAGAGATCGAACGAGACAAAGAGGACCCGGCTCTACGTTGTGACAACGTACGAGGGAATTCACAACCATCAGGTCCTTATCAACTGTAGTTTAGAAACTCATAGAGTTTACCTGAGTTTGCAGATGATGCGATGCGCTCTGACGATGTATGATCGACAAACATCAATATTTAGGCTGCTACAAGAAGTTCATTGTTTGCAGTGAACATATTAAGAATAAACTCCCAAACAGTAGAGAGAGGAGAAGCAATGCTAGTCAGTAGAAAAACACAATGGATTGGTAATTTATGAAGAATTTTGTACAGTGATGCTATGTGCAGCAAATCTTGTTacatttttcaaaacctatctattactaataaattaaagaagcTATTCTTCTGCTTTTTTCATCACTAGGCAGATTCTATGGGAAAATAATATCAGGATCTCTTACATGAACATTTAAGGCAATACTTTCATCCCATTAGCTGCTTGGCCTTAATGGGAACCGAAATGCTCCACAAAACATCTCGGATTTCGCCTTCCTCACTAATCCCGATGTTTCTCACAACTATGTTAGAGTTTGAGACAGTACTCTTCTTGGACTTTGAAAACCACTGAGAGCAACCAGCGATCCGATTGGTGTTGCCTGCTACTTCCCCAAACCTCTTATCACCATGCCGCTTCATTGAATCCAGCAAGACGGATTCTGAGACTTTGAACATTGGTTGATAGATATTCTGTCTACCATGTTCAGAATCagcttcttcatcttctcgTTGATCACTTCTGGTTGTGGTGGCGAATAAGCCCGATTCATTGAACCAGAGCTAGCATAGGGGAACCCACCACCTCATAGTTACGTAGCGGGTCTCTAAGCTGCACTTTTAAGCACATTCTGAAGTTTTCACCCAAAAACACACGCTCTATCTAACAG encodes:
- the LOC125198439 gene encoding probable WRKY transcription factor 51 translates to MRIAAVTRNNTIRPGSFPSPARPGFEVSDFFEFNDWIEGVPRSLPSPAACYDSQNMSYTSAISSSSSFLEGAINRDGGREEKREKVAFKTKSEVEVLDDGFKWRKYGKKMVKNSPNPRNYYRCSVEGCPVKKRSNETKRTRLYVVTTYEGIHNHQVLINCSLETHRVYLSLQMMRCALTMYDRQTSIFRLLQEVHCLQ